In Flavobacterium okayamense, a single window of DNA contains:
- a CDS encoding CusA/CzcA family heavy metal efflux RND transporter, translated as MLDKIIHFSINNKFIIGLFTLALIIVGSYSLYTLPSDALPDITNNQVQIITSSPKLATQEVEQFITYPIELSVKSIPNIVELRSISRFGLSVITVVFEEDVDIYWARTQISERIKEAENTIPKGVGIPEMSPVSTGLGEIYQYVVFPKKGFEDKYDATELRTIQDWIIKPQLIGTKGVAEVNTLGGNLKQYEVAVQPDKLKSMNISIAEIFDALEANNENTGGAYIDKKPYAYFIRGIGMVSSIEDIEKIVIKNQNGIPVLVRDVAKVQIGSSIRYGAVTKDGKGEEVSGMVMMLKGQNSGEVIQTVKAKMEQIKKTLPDGVDIEPFMDRSLLVNKAIGTVQTNLIEGALIVIFILVLLLGNWRAGLVVASVIPLALLFAISMMKLFNVSGNLMSLGAIDFGLIVDGAVIIVEAIVHRLQVSKKGKLTTAEMNEEVYQASSKIRSSAAFGEIIILIVYLPILALVGIEGKMFGPMAQTVSFAILGAFLLSLSYVPMMTALTLKKLTGHKKNFSDKIIEKLHNLYEPILEKALKIKAIVVSIALGLFVLALLVFNSLGGEFIPTLDEGDIATHLIIASGSSLSQEIEATTKAEQILKAKFPEIKMIVTKIGAAEIPTDPMPIEAGDMIILLKDKSEWTSAETKEELMEKMEEALEDIPGAFTEFSQPIQMRFNELMTGVRSDVAIKIYGEDLDVLVSKGDEVLQLINSINGVSEAKAERVAGLPQITIRYNKNKMAAYGLKISDVNRTVRMGFAGEVAGVVYEGEKRFDLVVRLDSSDRTDIDNLRALFITLSSGNQIPLSQIADVNFEDGPMQISRENGKRRIVVGFNVRGADVKTVVENIQTKLESSLTLPDGYYITYGGQFENLIQANKRLSIAVPIALLLIFVLLYFTFKSIKQSLLIFTAIPLSAIGGVFALWLRDMPFSISAGVGFIALFGVAVLNGIVLIGYFNQLREEGMENVNERIKEGTKVRLRPVIMTAAVASLGFLPMALSSSAGAEVQKPLATVVIGGLLSATLLTLIVLPILYYYLEKGIKKSVKMNSKIITILLISFVSFNVNAQNMQELNLPKAIEIGLQKNKNIQAAELNAESSRQLTKSAFELPKTDFTGTFGQMNTFARDKNLTISQVFSPFQISARKKVLNENNFASQTQIKISKQELTFSIRQAWNIILFFEAQNKLLAEQNNVYQKFVKAATLRYTTGETNVLEKNIAKVKQQELEQKIKQTKTQIEIEKSKIKFFLDLKSDFIITDTLFIANTIDVDSTLIKQNPTIELASNHIEIAKANYKFEKSTLYPEFSAGYFMQSIIGTPETNSSSLADNSLQFNGFSVGVSLPIFAGSSIAKSKAAKTKIKLEEINLEYLQVQMQSQFNQQVDQLNTYKANLEYYTKTALPNAKEILKNASKEYQNGNISYLEYATSLETAAAIQLNYNEAILNYNLTIINLQYLTNQ; from the coding sequence ATGTTAGATAAAATCATACATTTTAGTATCAATAATAAATTCATTATTGGTCTATTTACATTAGCATTAATAATTGTGGGGAGTTATTCTCTATATACACTTCCTAGTGATGCTTTACCGGATATTACAAATAATCAGGTACAAATAATCACTTCTTCTCCTAAATTAGCTACTCAGGAAGTAGAACAATTCATCACATATCCTATAGAATTATCAGTAAAATCTATTCCAAACATCGTTGAACTTCGTTCTATAAGTAGATTTGGTTTAAGTGTTATAACAGTTGTTTTTGAAGAAGATGTAGATATATATTGGGCAAGAACTCAAATTTCCGAAAGAATTAAAGAAGCTGAAAACACAATTCCTAAAGGCGTTGGAATACCAGAAATGTCACCTGTATCAACAGGGTTAGGAGAAATTTATCAATATGTTGTATTTCCTAAAAAAGGATTTGAAGATAAATATGATGCAACAGAATTAAGAACTATACAAGATTGGATCATAAAACCACAACTAATAGGCACAAAAGGAGTTGCAGAAGTAAATACTTTAGGTGGAAATTTAAAACAATATGAAGTTGCTGTTCAACCTGACAAGTTAAAAAGCATGAATATCTCAATTGCTGAAATTTTTGATGCTTTAGAGGCTAACAACGAAAATACTGGTGGTGCATATATAGACAAAAAACCTTATGCCTATTTCATTAGAGGTATTGGAATGGTAAGTTCGATAGAAGATATTGAAAAAATTGTAATAAAAAATCAAAATGGAATTCCTGTTTTAGTTCGCGATGTTGCTAAAGTGCAAATAGGTAGTAGTATTCGATACGGTGCTGTAACTAAAGATGGTAAAGGCGAAGAAGTATCTGGAATGGTAATGATGTTAAAAGGACAAAACAGTGGAGAAGTTATCCAAACTGTTAAAGCCAAAATGGAACAAATCAAAAAAACGTTGCCTGATGGAGTAGATATAGAACCTTTTATGGACAGGTCATTATTAGTCAATAAAGCAATAGGAACTGTACAAACTAATCTAATTGAAGGTGCATTAATTGTTATTTTTATTTTGGTACTTCTTTTAGGTAATTGGCGTGCTGGTTTAGTGGTAGCTTCAGTTATTCCATTAGCTTTATTATTCGCAATTTCTATGATGAAATTATTTAATGTAAGTGGAAATCTAATGAGTTTAGGTGCAATTGATTTTGGTCTTATTGTAGATGGTGCAGTAATTATTGTAGAAGCAATTGTACATCGATTGCAGGTTAGTAAAAAAGGAAAATTAACTACTGCTGAAATGAATGAAGAAGTTTATCAAGCTTCATCAAAAATTAGAAGTAGTGCTGCATTTGGTGAAATAATAATTTTAATTGTCTATTTGCCAATTTTAGCTTTGGTAGGAATTGAAGGAAAAATGTTTGGACCTATGGCACAAACGGTTTCATTTGCTATACTTGGTGCCTTTCTTTTATCCTTATCTTATGTACCGATGATGACTGCACTAACATTAAAAAAACTAACAGGTCATAAGAAAAATTTTAGTGATAAAATTATTGAAAAACTACACAATTTATATGAACCCATTTTAGAAAAAGCTTTAAAAATTAAGGCTATTGTTGTTTCAATTGCATTAGGATTATTTGTATTAGCATTACTTGTATTTAATTCACTAGGTGGAGAATTTATTCCAACATTAGATGAAGGAGATATTGCAACACATTTAATTATTGCATCTGGTAGTTCATTATCACAAGAGATTGAAGCCACTACAAAAGCAGAACAAATCTTAAAAGCAAAGTTTCCAGAAATTAAAATGATCGTTACAAAAATTGGGGCTGCTGAAATTCCAACAGACCCAATGCCTATCGAAGCTGGAGATATGATTATTTTATTAAAGGATAAAAGTGAATGGACTTCTGCTGAAACAAAAGAAGAGTTAATGGAAAAAATGGAAGAAGCTCTAGAAGATATTCCTGGTGCTTTTACCGAGTTCTCACAACCAATTCAAATGCGTTTTAATGAATTAATGACAGGTGTTAGAAGTGATGTTGCTATTAAAATATATGGAGAAGATTTAGATGTATTAGTTAGCAAAGGTGATGAAGTACTTCAACTGATTAATTCTATTAATGGGGTTTCAGAAGCCAAAGCTGAACGTGTAGCTGGTTTACCTCAAATAACGATTCGTTACAATAAAAATAAAATGGCAGCGTATGGTTTAAAAATAAGTGATGTTAACAGAACGGTTAGAATGGGGTTTGCAGGTGAAGTTGCTGGTGTAGTATATGAAGGAGAAAAACGTTTTGATTTAGTAGTTCGATTAGACAGCAGTGATAGAACCGATATCGATAATTTAAGGGCGTTATTTATAACTTTATCATCTGGCAATCAAATTCCTTTAAGCCAAATTGCTGATGTTAATTTTGAAGATGGACCAATGCAAATTTCACGTGAAAATGGAAAACGTAGAATTGTAGTAGGTTTTAATGTTCGTGGTGCTGACGTAAAAACAGTAGTTGAGAATATTCAAACTAAACTAGAGTCAAGTTTAACATTACCTGATGGTTACTACATAACTTATGGTGGTCAATTTGAAAATTTAATACAAGCTAACAAACGACTTTCTATTGCAGTTCCAATAGCGTTATTATTAATTTTTGTTTTGCTTTATTTTACATTTAAATCTATCAAACAATCTTTATTAATTTTTACAGCAATTCCACTTTCTGCAATTGGTGGTGTTTTTGCACTTTGGTTACGCGATATGCCTTTTAGTATATCAGCAGGAGTTGGTTTTATAGCACTATTTGGTGTAGCAGTTTTAAACGGTATTGTATTAATTGGATACTTTAATCAATTAAGAGAAGAAGGAATGGAGAATGTAAATGAACGTATTAAAGAAGGAACAAAAGTAAGATTACGTCCAGTTATTATGACAGCTGCAGTTGCTTCACTTGGGTTCTTACCAATGGCTTTAAGTAGCAGTGCTGGTGCAGAAGTACAAAAACCATTAGCTACTGTTGTAATTGGTGGATTATTATCAGCTACTTTGTTAACTTTAATTGTACTACCAATTCTCTATTATTATTTAGAAAAAGGAATTAAAAAATCAGTAAAAATGAACTCTAAAATTATAACTATTCTACTTATTTCGTTTGTTTCTTTTAATGTAAATGCACAAAATATGCAAGAATTAAATTTACCAAAAGCCATTGAAATTGGACTGCAAAAAAATAAAAATATTCAAGCTGCTGAACTAAATGCTGAAAGTAGCAGACAGTTAACAAAATCAGCATTTGAGTTACCCAAAACAGATTTTACAGGAACTTTTGGCCAGATGAATACTTTTGCAAGAGACAAGAACTTAACCATAAGTCAAGTATTTAGTCCATTTCAAATTAGTGCTCGTAAAAAAGTTCTGAATGAAAACAATTTTGCTAGTCAAACACAAATTAAAATATCCAAACAAGAACTTACATTTTCTATTCGTCAAGCTTGGAATATCATATTATTTTTTGAAGCTCAAAATAAATTACTTGCTGAACAAAACAACGTATATCAGAAATTTGTAAAAGCTGCAACCTTACGCTATACAACTGGTGAAACAAATGTTTTAGAGAAAAATATTGCCAAAGTAAAACAACAAGAATTAGAGCAAAAAATAAAACAGACCAAAACGCAAATAGAAATTGAAAAGTCTAAAATAAAATTTTTTTTAGATTTAAAGTCAGATTTTATTATAACTGATACATTATTTATTGCCAATACTATAGATGTAGATTCTACTTTAATAAAACAAAACCCAACTATCGAGTTAGCTTCTAATCATATTGAAATTGCAAAAGCTAATTATAAATTTGAAAAATCAACTCTATATCCTGAATTTTCAGCAGGCTATTTCATGCAATCCATTATTGGAACACCAGAAACAAATAGCAGTTCATTAGCAGATAATTCGCTTCAATTCAATGGCTTCTCTGTTGGAGTTTCACTACCCATTTTTGCAGGAAGCTCTATTGCAAAATCAAAAGCAGCTAAAACTAAAATTAAATTGGAAGAAATAAATTTAGAATATTTACAAGTGCAGATGCAAAGTCAATTCAACCAGCAAGTTGACCAATTAAATACTTATAAAGCAAATTTAGAGTATTACACAAAAACAGCTTTACCAAATGCAAAAGAGATTTTGAAAAATGCTTCAAAAGAATATCAAAATGGTAATATTTCTTATTTAGAATATGCAACAAGTTTGGAAACAGCAGCAGCGATACAATTGAATTATAATGAAGCTATTTTAAATTACAATCTAACAATTATCAATCTACAATACTTAACAAATCAATAA
- a CDS encoding DUF6660 family protein: protein MKIINFILSLYLIFLSCIPCSDTKEGIAINSVNEYSSNHENHSHDTNDDSCSPFCVCNCCGQTIINYHPAIVYDFSVQIQELRTFNSNYNSNLIKIFSRSIWQPPQLV from the coding sequence GTGAAAATCATTAATTTCATATTATCTTTATATTTAATCTTTTTATCGTGTATTCCATGTTCAGATACAAAAGAAGGTATTGCTATTAATTCTGTTAATGAGTATTCTTCAAACCATGAAAACCATTCTCATGATACTAATGATGATTCATGTTCTCCTTTTTGTGTATGTAATTGCTGTGGACAAACAATTATTAACTATCATCCAGCAATAGTTTATGACTTTTCTGTTCAAATTCAAGAATTAAGAACTTTTAATTCAAACTACAATTCTAACCTAATTAAAATTTTCTCTAGAAGTATTTGGCAACCGCCTCAATTAGTATAA
- a CDS encoding relaxase/mobilization nuclease domain-containing protein: MAKACPGGGSLLNYIINERKGYELFRSNLCGNTSQELLEEFRISQELNQRTTNKVLSLVLSPSIEDTEKLNDQDLKGLTIEFLKELNINTENHQFLAFIHNEKQKHKHIHIYCSRIDLTGKALSDHFIGKKAQWAAHKIATKRGLISAKQIMVNKINSADDKELKTTKKEIFEKHQKAISMQLDSLDSYFDVMKSMGIIVQPSINKQGQIQGHRFLNVATNENFKTSEINRKINLKNFGEIQKIGEQTSKTKATKFRRND, from the coding sequence ATGGCTAAAGCTTGTCCAGGTGGTGGTTCCTTGCTAAACTACATCATTAATGAGAGAAAAGGTTATGAATTATTTAGAAGTAATTTATGTGGGAACACATCACAAGAGTTGCTGGAAGAGTTTAGAATATCTCAAGAGTTAAATCAAAGAACAACTAACAAGGTGTTGAGTTTAGTTTTATCTCCATCTATTGAAGATACTGAGAAACTAAATGATCAAGATTTGAAAGGACTCACAATTGAATTTTTAAAGGAATTAAATATTAACACAGAAAACCATCAGTTTCTTGCATTTATTCATAATGAGAAACAAAAACACAAGCATATTCACATATATTGTTCAAGAATAGATTTAACTGGAAAAGCTCTGAGCGATCATTTTATTGGCAAAAAAGCCCAGTGGGCCGCACATAAAATTGCTACAAAACGAGGATTGATTTCCGCAAAACAAATCATGGTTAACAAAATTAATTCAGCCGATGATAAGGAATTAAAAACAACAAAAAAAGAAATTTTTGAAAAGCATCAAAAAGCTATTTCCATGCAATTAGACTCATTAGACTCATATTTCGATGTTATGAAATCAATGGGTATCATTGTTCAACCATCTATTAATAAGCAAGGGCAAATTCAAGGACACCGATTTTTAAATGTGGCCACAAATGAAAATTTTAAAACTTCAGAGATAAACAGAAAAATCAACTTGAAAAATTTTGGAGAAATTCAAAAAATTGGTGAACAAACTAGTAAAACAAAAGCAACTAAATTTAGAAGAAATGACTAA
- a CDS encoding plasmid mobilization protein, whose protein sequence is MRNKILKLRVSTLEKRIITKKANQLGVSTSELIRAALLNYKVKSKLTQEELEIFKMLTNYSLNFTRISNLVREKDYDSFKKISMETAKEIREILIQKFK, encoded by the coding sequence ATGCGAAACAAAATTTTAAAATTAAGAGTCTCAACATTAGAAAAGAGGATAATTACCAAAAAAGCAAATCAATTAGGTGTAAGTACATCTGAATTAATTCGAGCAGCATTATTAAATTATAAAGTGAAATCAAAACTAACACAAGAAGAGCTAGAAATTTTTAAAATGCTAACAAATTATAGTTTGAATTTTACGAGAATTTCAAATCTAGTACGCGAAAAAGATTATGATTCATTCAAAAAAATATCAATGGAAACTGCAAAGGAAATACGTGAAATTTTAATACAAAAATTCAAATGA
- a CDS encoding virulence-associated E family protein has translation MEIDNQKEEVVTNIFDITERYLSKKYEFRFNEVSLEIEYRKNNCGVFKPLNENSLFIELQKRGIKISINNLLALLKSDFVGNFNPIKDYFKSLPEWDGQPHIQKLSSYVPTFDKEQFEYHFLKWCVRCVKCVFIEDYFNKQALVLVHKGQSSGKSTFCRFMCPPTLSNYIAEDISNDKDARILLAKNFLINLDELAVLSKKEINQLKSYFSKTVINERLPYDRKNSILPRVCSFIGSTNMATFLNDETGSVRWLCFELSGTINFDYKNEINIDKVWAQAYALSINGFDCELSFNDVKENEKRNLKYATVSFEQEVISKYIKLPVKDSEPIFMTASDVMHFLSIKYPRLNHISIGKAMTGLGFERVKDKERGVYGYLVITLPLYEVT, from the coding sequence ATGGAAATTGATAACCAAAAAGAGGAAGTTGTAACAAATATATTTGATATAACTGAAAGATACCTTTCAAAAAAATATGAATTTAGATTTAATGAAGTCTCTCTAGAAATCGAATATAGAAAGAATAATTGCGGAGTTTTTAAACCTCTAAATGAAAATTCTCTTTTTATAGAACTTCAAAAAAGAGGAATTAAAATATCCATAAATAATCTTTTAGCATTATTAAAAAGTGATTTTGTTGGAAATTTTAATCCAATTAAAGATTATTTTAAAAGTCTACCTGAATGGGATGGCCAACCTCATATTCAAAAATTGTCTAGTTATGTACCTACATTTGATAAAGAGCAATTTGAATACCATTTTCTAAAATGGTGCGTAAGGTGTGTTAAATGTGTTTTTATAGAAGACTATTTTAATAAACAAGCTTTGGTTTTAGTTCATAAAGGACAAAGTAGTGGGAAAAGTACTTTTTGTCGCTTCATGTGTCCACCTACTCTTTCAAACTATATTGCCGAGGATATATCAAATGATAAAGATGCTAGAATTTTGTTGGCAAAAAACTTTTTGATTAATCTTGATGAATTAGCTGTTTTATCAAAAAAAGAAATAAATCAATTAAAATCATATTTCTCTAAAACTGTAATTAATGAGAGATTGCCCTATGATCGAAAGAATAGTATTTTACCAAGAGTATGTTCTTTTATTGGAAGCACCAATATGGCGACTTTTTTAAATGATGAAACTGGTAGTGTAAGGTGGTTATGTTTTGAACTATCAGGAACTATAAACTTTGATTATAAAAATGAAATAAATATTGACAAAGTTTGGGCTCAAGCCTATGCTCTTTCTATAAATGGTTTTGATTGTGAACTTTCTTTTAATGATGTAAAAGAAAACGAAAAAAGAAACTTAAAATATGCAACTGTATCATTTGAACAGGAAGTCATCAGTAAATACATTAAACTTCCTGTAAAAGATTCAGAACCGATTTTTATGACAGCTAGTGATGTTATGCATTTTCTATCAATTAAATATCCTAGACTCAATCATATTAGCATTGGAAAAGCAATGACTGGATTGGGGTTTGAAAGAGTTAAGGATAAAGAAAGAGGAGTTTACGGATACTTGGTTATTACATTGCCATTGTATGAAGTAACATAA
- a CDS encoding DUF3853 family protein, whose protein sequence is MDIQELLKKPLWQLTTEEFLMLNKENSSENDNKFSLDPSSKKYVYGIDGIAKLFGCSKPTANRLKKSKKIDAAITQIGRKIIVDADLALKLAKTEKQVESNLIKKGVNLVKSITP, encoded by the coding sequence ATGGACATTCAAGAATTGTTAAAAAAACCATTATGGCAACTAACGACTGAAGAATTTCTAATGTTAAATAAGGAAAATTCTTCTGAAAATGACAATAAATTTTCGTTAGACCCAAGCTCAAAAAAATATGTTTATGGAATAGATGGCATTGCTAAATTATTTGGATGTAGTAAGCCTACAGCAAATAGATTAAAAAAGAGCAAAAAAATAGATGCTGCAATCACTCAAATAGGTAGAAAAATAATAGTCGATGCTGACTTAGCTTTAAAATTAGCAAAAACAGAAAAACAGGTAGAAAGTAACTTAATTAAAAAAGGCGTTAACCTCGTCAAAAGTATTACGCCTTAA
- a CDS encoding tyrosine-type recombinase/integrase, with product MIDIKRNVIFSLENRKKNGVPVVENVPIRMRVIFMGNRVDFSTGFRIDTSKWDEKKQRVKNGCTNKLKQSSSDINTKLQEYENNIQNIFKIFETQDINPTTELLKTEFKNLFKDDNEKEKSSKKGFLKVFDEFTKESGRQNDWTYSTFEKFASVKNHLIKFSTKLSFDLFDEKGLNDYVIFLRDVEQMRNSTIGKQIGFLKWFLRWSKQKGYNKNLAFETFKPKLKSTPKKVIFLTPKELKKLREYKLPETKQYLERVRDVFIFCCYSSLRYSDVNNLRRSNVKKNHIEVTTVKTADNLLIDLNNYSREILDKYKDIHFEDDRALPVISNQKMNDYIKELAELAGIDEPVHETYYKGNKRIDTITPKYALLSTHAGRRTFICYALSIGIPVQIVMKWTGHSDYKAMKPYIDVVDELKASEMQKFNLL from the coding sequence ATGATTGATATTAAACGTAATGTTATTTTCTCACTTGAAAACAGAAAAAAGAATGGTGTTCCTGTTGTAGAGAATGTTCCAATTAGAATGAGAGTAATTTTCATGGGTAATCGTGTTGATTTTTCAACTGGATTTAGAATAGATACTTCTAAATGGGATGAGAAAAAACAAAGAGTTAAAAATGGTTGTACAAATAAACTAAAACAGAGCTCTTCTGATATTAATACGAAACTCCAGGAATACGAAAACAATATTCAAAATATATTCAAAATATTTGAAACTCAAGATATAAATCCAACTACTGAATTACTTAAAACAGAATTTAAGAATTTATTCAAAGATGATAATGAAAAAGAAAAGAGTTCTAAAAAAGGATTTTTAAAAGTTTTTGATGAATTTACTAAAGAAAGTGGTAGACAAAATGACTGGACTTATTCTACATTTGAAAAGTTTGCAAGTGTAAAAAATCATCTAATTAAATTTAGCACTAAACTCTCTTTTGACCTTTTTGATGAAAAAGGGTTGAATGATTATGTAATTTTTCTTCGTGATGTAGAACAAATGCGAAATAGTACAATCGGAAAACAAATTGGTTTCCTGAAATGGTTTTTACGATGGTCAAAACAAAAAGGTTACAACAAAAACTTAGCTTTTGAAACATTCAAACCTAAACTAAAAAGTACTCCAAAAAAAGTAATTTTTCTTACTCCTAAAGAATTAAAAAAACTTCGTGAATACAAATTGCCTGAAACTAAACAATATCTCGAAAGAGTTAGAGATGTATTCATTTTTTGTTGTTATAGTTCTCTTAGATATTCCGATGTTAATAATTTAAGACGAAGTAATGTAAAAAAGAATCATATTGAAGTTACAACAGTTAAGACAGCTGATAATCTTTTAATTGACCTAAATAATTATTCAAGAGAAATACTTGATAAATATAAAGATATTCATTTTGAAGATGATAGAGCTTTACCTGTTATAAGTAATCAAAAGATGAACGATTACATTAAGGAGTTGGCAGAATTAGCAGGTATTGACGAACCTGTACATGAAACCTATTACAAAGGAAATAAAAGAATAGATACAATTACACCAAAGTATGCATTGTTAAGCACTCATGCAGGAAGAAGAACATTTATTTGTTATGCTCTTTCAATTGGTATTCCAGTTCAAATTGTTATGAAATGGACTGGACATAGTGACTATAAAGCTATGAAGCCTTACATTGATGTAGTTGATGAATTGAAAGCAAGTGAAATGCAAAAATTTAATTTATTATGA